In the genome of Pelodiscus sinensis isolate JC-2024 chromosome 3, ASM4963464v1, whole genome shotgun sequence, one region contains:
- the DYNLT1 gene encoding dynein light chain Tctex-type 1 isoform X1 — MGGVGWGREALTGCCHRIGLRGASGAFLSTRVSHNARLRLLLRPETGGEQCKTSFVVDEVSNIIKEAVEGAIGGNAYQHSKVNQWTTSVVEQTLSQLTKLGKPFKYIVTCVIMQKNGAGLHTASSCFWDNTSDGNCTVRWENKTMYCIVSAFGLAI, encoded by the exons ATGGGAGGCGTTGGGTGGGGCCGCGAGGCGCTCACAGGCTGCTGTCACAGGATTGGGTtgcggggagcaagcggcgccTTTCTGAGCACCAGAGTATCCCACAATGCACGGCTCCGCTTGTTGCTAAGGCCGGAGACAGGCGGCGAACAATGCAAG ACTTCTTTTGTTGTTGATGAAGTGAGTAACATCATTAAAGAG GCCGTAGAAGGTGCGATAGGTGGCAATGCCTATCAACACAGCAAAGTGAACCAATGGACTACAAGTGTGGTAGAACAAACTTTAAGTCAACTAACAAAGCTGGGGAAACCTTTCAAGTATATTG TGACCTGTGTGATTATGCAAAAAAATGGTGCTGGACTTCACACAGCAAGCTCTTGTTTCTGGGACAACACTAGTGATG GAAATTGCACTGTGAGATGGGAGAATAAGACTATGTATTGTATTGTCAGTGCCTTTGGACTTGCAATATAA
- the DYNLT1 gene encoding dynein light chain Tctex-type 1 isoform X2 produces the protein MDEFQSGEETSFVVDEVSNIIKEAVEGAIGGNAYQHSKVNQWTTSVVEQTLSQLTKLGKPFKYIVTCVIMQKNGAGLHTASSCFWDNTSDGNCTVRWENKTMYCIVSAFGLAI, from the exons ATGGACGAGTTCCAGTCGGGAGAGGAG ACTTCTTTTGTTGTTGATGAAGTGAGTAACATCATTAAAGAG GCCGTAGAAGGTGCGATAGGTGGCAATGCCTATCAACACAGCAAAGTGAACCAATGGACTACAAGTGTGGTAGAACAAACTTTAAGTCAACTAACAAAGCTGGGGAAACCTTTCAAGTATATTG TGACCTGTGTGATTATGCAAAAAAATGGTGCTGGACTTCACACAGCAAGCTCTTGTTTCTGGGACAACACTAGTGATG GAAATTGCACTGTGAGATGGGAGAATAAGACTATGTATTGTATTGTCAGTGCCTTTGGACTTGCAATATAA